One segment of Macrotis lagotis isolate mMagLag1 chromosome 1, bilby.v1.9.chrom.fasta, whole genome shotgun sequence DNA contains the following:
- the NAA20 gene encoding N-alpha-acetyltransferase 20 — translation MTTLRAFTCDDLFRFNNINLDPLTETYGIPFYLQYLAHWPEYFIVAEAPGGELMGYIMGKAEGSVAREEWHGHVTALSVAPEFRRLGLAAKLMELLEEISERKGGFFVDLFVRVSNQVAVNMYKQLGYSVYRTVIEYYSASNGEPDEDAYDMRKALSRDTEKKSIIPLPHPVRPEDIE, via the exons ATGACCACGCTCCGGGCTTTCACCTGTGACGACCTGTTCCGTTTCAACAACAT TAATCTGGATCCACTAACGGAAACT TATGGGATACCATTTTATTTACAATATCTCGCTCACTGGCCTGAGTATTTCATAGTTGCAGAAGCACCTGGTGGCGAGCTCATGGGTTATA TTATGGGTAAAGCAGAGGGCTCAGTAGCCAGAGAAGAGTGGCATGGTCATGTCACAGCCCTATCAGTTGCTCCTGAATTTCGCCGTCTTGGTTTAGCTGCTAAATTAATGGAACTActggaagagatttcagaaag aaAGGGTGGATTTTTTGTTGATCTCTTTGTAAGAGTGTCAAATCAAGTTGCAGTCAACATGTATAAGCAGCTGGGCTACAGTGTGTATAGAACagtaatagaatactattctgCAAGCAATGGAGAGCCTGATGAGGATGCTTATG ATATGAGGAAAGCACTCTCCAGAGATACAGAAAAGAAATCCATTATACCGTTACCTCATCCTGTGAGACCTGAAGATATTGAATAA